One Caenibius sp. WL genomic window, CCGTGGGATCGAGAATCGCGCCGAACAGCAGCAGTTCCGTCCCGGTGAAGCCCTGCCGCACCTGAATCTCGTGCTGCGACACTTCGGGCACGAGAATCGGGTCCCTCGCCCCGCCCAGCAGAAGCAAGGCGATCAGGGCGAACAGCGCCTTCACAGCGGCATTACCGAGTAGATTTCGCTCGGCCGGAAACCGAGCCCGAACGCCATGCGCAGCGCCATCGCCAGCACGATCACCGCCAGAATAAACCGCAGTTTCTGCGGCTGGACCTTGCCCGCCAACTGGGTGCCGATCTGCGCCCCGGTGACCGAGCCAAGCAGTAGCAGCCCGGCCAGCACGATATCCACCGCCTTGGTCGTCAGCGAATGCATCATCGTCGATGCCATGGTCACGAACAGGATCTGGAACAGCGATGTGCCGACCACGACATTCGCGCTCATCCCCAGGATATACAGCATCGCGGGAACGAGGATGAACCCGCCGCCAACCCCCATCAGCATCGTCAGGATGCCGACGCCGATACCGATCAGCAGCGGCGCCAGTGGGGAAATGTACAGGCCCGAACGATAGAAGCGCCAGCGCAGAGGCAGGCTGGCCACAATCGGATGGTGCCGCCGCTTGCGTGGCTGGGGCGCCGCCCCGCCGCGCGTCGCCCGGATTGCCTGATAGCTTTCATGCCCCATCAGCCCGCCGATCGTGCCCAGCAGCACGACATAGAGGATGTTGATGACCGTATCGATCTGGCCGATGGATTCGAGGAAACGGAACAGCAGGCCACCGAGCCCGGAACCGAGCACCCCGCCCGCCA contains:
- a CDS encoding sulfite exporter TauE/SafE family protein — translated: MDVYLPIANLSVNGLVIVALGAITGILSGLFGVGGGFLTTPLLIFYGIPPTVAAASAASQVTGASVSGVFAYTKRGGVDYHMGLVMVAGGVLGSGLGGLLFRFLESIGQIDTVINILYVVLLGTIGGLMGHESYQAIRATRGGAAPQPRKRRHHPIVASLPLRWRFYRSGLYISPLAPLLIGIGVGILTMLMGVGGGFILVPAMLYILGMSANVVVGTSLFQILFVTMASTMMHSLTTKAVDIVLAGLLLLGSVTGAQIGTQLAGKVQPQKLRFILAVIVLAMALRMAFGLGFRPSEIYSVMPL